In a genomic window of Candidatus Hydrogenedentota bacterium:
- a CDS encoding bifunctional (p)ppGpp synthetase/guanosine-3',5'-bis(diphosphate) 3'-pyrophosphohydrolase: MREQFARLLKHMRKHMPGADLDIVRKAYRVANDAHLGMERDSGEPYISHPLEVARILANLNLDPVTVAAGLLHDVLEDTRVSRTELVREFGEEIAALVDGVSKIKSMKWTESQPTQMEKQAENLRKMLVATAKDVRVILIKLADRLHNMRTIAYLRDKKRVERICRETFDIYAPLAHRLGIAAWKWELEDHAFHHLNPTEYKHIAAHVAMKRHEREAWLKETIAYLEARLAEAEISARVIGRPKHLYSIYRKMLQQNKHFDEVMDILAVRIITQTVSGCYNALGVVHQWPPVPGRFKDYIAMPKANMYQSIHTVVMRENGLPLEIQIRTEDMDRVAREGIAAHWVYKDGKTDPKFDGQLRWLRQMYEWLQDVHGPDEVIDTIRRDVGRPDIYVFTPKGEVKELAEGATPLDFAYHVHSDIGHHCIGARVNGKLVPLRYNLQTGDVVEILTSRSQTPHLDWLDVVVTGKARTRIRQKLRELGELEPLEAQLRRDVVRVLPESRPKVKHVDDATREKLIRVDGNKGIQVQFAKCCTPMPGHAVIGYATKTPGITIHRADCPNFAKTKRDSSRIIAASWAGDDHIEIGMRVTTGQRPNMLADITNAIRPMNISITRAQFHPGDNGKSLFEFVFEAPDRDSVARVAATLRQVPGVVEVQSVPMSAFTLMKVS, encoded by the coding sequence ATGCGCGAGCAGTTTGCAAGACTCTTGAAGCACATGCGCAAGCACATGCCGGGCGCGGACCTGGATATTGTGCGCAAGGCGTATCGCGTGGCGAATGATGCGCATTTGGGCATGGAGCGCGATTCCGGCGAACCGTACATTTCCCACCCGCTCGAGGTGGCGCGGATTCTCGCCAACCTCAATCTGGACCCGGTCACCGTTGCGGCGGGACTGTTGCATGACGTGCTCGAAGACACGCGCGTGTCGCGCACGGAACTGGTCCGCGAATTCGGCGAGGAAATCGCCGCGCTGGTCGACGGGGTCAGCAAGATCAAGTCGATGAAATGGACCGAGTCGCAGCCGACGCAGATGGAGAAGCAGGCGGAGAACCTGCGCAAGATGTTGGTCGCGACGGCGAAGGACGTGCGCGTCATTCTCATCAAGCTTGCGGACCGGCTGCACAACATGCGCACGATAGCGTATCTGCGCGATAAGAAGCGCGTCGAACGCATCTGCCGCGAGACGTTCGACATCTATGCGCCGCTTGCGCACCGTCTCGGTATCGCGGCATGGAAGTGGGAACTGGAGGACCACGCGTTCCACCACCTGAACCCGACGGAATACAAGCACATCGCCGCGCACGTGGCCATGAAACGGCACGAGCGCGAGGCGTGGCTCAAAGAGACGATCGCGTATCTCGAAGCGAGGCTGGCGGAGGCGGAAATCAGCGCGCGCGTAATTGGCCGGCCGAAGCACCTCTACAGTATCTACCGCAAGATGCTGCAACAGAACAAGCACTTTGACGAAGTGATGGACATCCTTGCCGTGCGCATCATCACGCAGACGGTCTCGGGGTGTTACAACGCGCTCGGGGTTGTACACCAATGGCCGCCCGTACCGGGCCGGTTCAAAGACTACATCGCCATGCCGAAGGCGAACATGTACCAGTCTATTCACACGGTCGTCATGCGCGAGAACGGGTTGCCGCTCGAAATCCAGATTCGCACGGAGGACATGGACCGTGTCGCGCGCGAAGGCATCGCGGCGCACTGGGTCTACAAGGACGGAAAGACCGACCCGAAATTCGATGGGCAATTGCGCTGGCTGCGGCAGATGTACGAATGGCTGCAGGACGTCCACGGGCCCGACGAAGTCATCGACACGATACGCCGCGACGTAGGCAGGCCCGACATCTATGTGTTCACGCCGAAGGGCGAAGTGAAGGAACTGGCGGAAGGCGCGACGCCACTCGACTTCGCGTACCACGTGCACTCGGATATCGGGCACCACTGCATTGGCGCGCGTGTGAACGGTAAGCTCGTGCCGTTGCGGTACAACCTGCAGACCGGCGACGTCGTCGAGATTTTGACATCACGCTCGCAGACGCCGCACCTCGACTGGCTGGATGTTGTCGTGACCGGCAAGGCGCGGACGCGCATCCGGCAGAAGCTGCGCGAACTCGGCGAACTCGAACCGCTCGAAGCGCAATTGCGGCGCGACGTAGTCCGCGTATTGCCGGAATCGCGGCCAAAGGTCAAGCACGTCGACGACGCGACCCGCGAGAAGCTCATTCGCGTCGACGGCAACAAGGGCATTCAGGTGCAGTTCGCAAAGTGCTGCACGCCGATGCCGGGCCACGCCGTGATCGGCTACGCGACGAAAACGCCGGGAATCACGATTCACCGCGCGGACTGCCCGAACTTCGCGAAGACCAAGCGCGATTCGTCGCGCATTATCGCGGCGTCGTGGGCGGGAGACGACCACATCGAGATCGGGATGCGCGTCACCACGGGGCAACGACCCAACATGCTCGCCGATATCACCAACGCCATTCGCCCGATGAATATCAGCATCACGCGCGCGCAGTTCCATCCCGGCGACAACGGCAAGAGTCTGTTCGAGTTTGTGTTCGAGGCGCCGGACCGCGATAGTGTCGCGCGCGTGGCCGCTACGCTGCGCCAGGTGCCTGGGGTCGTCGAAGTCCAGAGTGTGCCGATGTCCGCCTTCACCCTCATGAAGGTGTCATGA
- a CDS encoding N-acetyltransferase — MSIRDEQPGDADAVRAVNDAAFGQTTEGCIVDALRVNCDRLVSLVAVDGDAIVGHILFSPVELRSDAAAPETSFSTRYPVAGMGLAPLAVTPAYQRRGIGSMLVREGLARVRAMGAPYVVVLGHADYYPRFGFCSASTFGVRCPWDVRDESFMLMESQKGALQRLGGVVYYRPEFDAAV, encoded by the coding sequence ATTTCGATTCGCGACGAACAACCCGGCGATGCGGATGCGGTCCGCGCGGTGAACGATGCGGCGTTCGGGCAGACGACGGAAGGCTGCATTGTCGATGCGCTGCGCGTGAACTGTGATCGGCTTGTGTCGCTGGTGGCTGTCGATGGCGACGCGATTGTTGGGCATATACTGTTCAGTCCGGTGGAGCTGCGATCGGACGCTGCCGCCCCCGAAACAAGTTTCAGTACACGCTATCCGGTTGCCGGTATGGGCCTGGCGCCCTTGGCGGTAACGCCGGCGTATCAGCGTCGTGGAATTGGTTCGATGCTGGTGCGCGAAGGGCTGGCGCGGGTGCGGGCGATGGGTGCGCCGTACGTAGTCGTGTTGGGGCATGCGGACTATTACCCACGGTTCGGGTTCTGCAGCGCCTCCACTTTCGGCGTGAGGTGCCCGTGGGACGTGCGGGACGAATCGTTCATGCTGATGGAATCGCAGAAGGGCGCATTACAGCGACTGGGCGGGGTCGTCTATTACAGGCCGGAGTTCGACGCGGCGGTGTGA